Part of the Chanos chanos chromosome 5, fChaCha1.1, whole genome shotgun sequence genome, tgcctggtCCTGAGATAATGAGTGGGTGATTTGTTTAGTGTGAATGTCAAACTCTCCTTCTGGGTTAGAAGCCTTAGATTTCTCTGAGGGCAATGAGGAGTGCAGACATGACCTAAGTTCTGATTTGTCTTTCAAGATTTCTAGCTTGGTTGAAATTTTGACTGCTGGGCCGTGCTTTATGCCAAGATCACATAGATGTTTTAGTTCATAGCAGACCAGCTCTTCACCTGATACTTCCTGATCAAATATCAGGTCTGCATATTTCTGATCCACTTTAACCTCTTCACATAACCACTGATGGACTTGTTGTCGCGTCCACTCTTCAACCACTGGAGGAAGTTCTTTAGTTTGATTCATTCTGTCTTCAaactaaaacaacaataacaacaaaccaTTTAACATAGCATATTGTACATACTACATTTGTGGCTCTTGGTTTCACAAGTTGTTATTCTGTCTTAGTCAATAAAGTaagcatgtttttcattttctaaactaTCTTCTAGCTAATCTAGTTCTTCAAATTCATAAAAGCAAGATCTCAACTGTACACATGACTTTGAACTCCTTCCGCACTATAAAGAAATACACACCATGTATactttaaagaaataaaataagctAAGATTTTGATGTAGAATGTGTCAGTGTGGCAGCTAGACACTAGACATGATGGGAAAGCATTATGGTCTATCAGTCAATCAGGCTGTGGCTGATAACTATACGTGACTTGTGGATTTCAACACCAAGCATGTACGTTCCCAACTAACATGCCccttaaaagcaaacaaaacctCAAGGTTTACAGAAAGGAGTAACTGGAAGTTCCTTATATAAATGCAGAAATAATACAAATCATTTATAAGATAAACTGTGATAGATTGTACCTAAACTAAGCAGCCAATATACAAATTTACCTTTACATAACTCACACATCATATCTATGGCCAACATACCGACTGCCTAATTAATGTGAtatttgcattcattcatttatgcatTCTCCTATAAAATGTAGACAATGCTGCATGTGCACTGGTACTTTGAACTTTGGAAAAATAGACAGATCAGCAATTGTCCTGATCCCTTGCGATTAGGCTTGATGGTACAGATAATACTGGTTATTGTTTGGAAACTGTCACAGTGCATATATATCATTAAACTATGCTCTGGTATTCATACAATCCTCCCCACCCATAATAACTTGGTGTCTGAGAAGTCTATGACAAAGCTGGTCTTGTGTTGTCAAATATACTGGTTCTTTCAGTTTTTTGAGGCACCTCCTAATCATTTACTGAATCAGTCCTTTCCAAGATTTCAGCTCTGTGGAAAGCTTTAGCTGTCAGAATCTCTTGCCAAACCTCCTCTGCCAAGTCCTCTAAATTGTGTGATTGTccttttgtaatttattttgttttgttttagccaAAACGTTCAGACTAGGCCAAAAAAAAGGCTCCTGTATCTGATAGTGACTTCAActatgaatatattttaaagTCAGCAGAAATTCTGAAATGGTGTCAAATCTGAAGGATTTTTTGCCACTTTGTCAAATACCAGTGTTGCTGTGATGATGATTTGGATTTAGTTTAACATCCTTTAATCTGAGGATGATCCTATCTATGCAGCTGTAAAATATCGAATCTTCTTCCTCATATTGTCCTGTCATGAGCACCCTCTCCACTGAGTCTTTTAAGTCatctttttccatgtttttcctAAAAATCAAGTCCCATTTACATATAGTCCTTAATATGTTTTGTCTTGAGATACTATACGTCTTCTCCAGTTGATTGACACACTCTGCTGCAAACTGTTGATGGACCAAGCGGATTTCTCTGCATGCCTCTGGTCCTTCGCCTGTGAACTCTAGTAGTAAGCATGAGAAGGGTTCCATTTTCTCTAACACCGATTCTTTCCCCCAGTGTAAAGGTTTAATTTCCAGGAAATCCTCACACAGTAGAACAGAGATGGAAGCATCAGCCCTTCTTGAGTTCAGGAGTGCCAGGATAGACAGAAGTTGTGATTGTTTGCTGTTCTTATCAAAATCTTTCAAGATGAAGGACACAACATTTTGTGCATATGCCTTGTTAAAGTTGGTTTTCATAGCCATGAAACAGTAAAAGTTTTCAGGTTTCTCATCAGTTGCTTTTAGTTCTTTCAGTTTCAGCCCAAATGCATCTTGTTCATCCTTGGACAGTGCTGCTGTGATGAACAGACTCTCACTTACACTCTTTTTGAAACTATCTTGTGGATCTTTTGCACGCAAACAGTTCAGAATGATAATTAAGGCATTTAGACATATTTTTCCTGCAATTTCTTTAATGCTTTgttccagctgtgtgttttctgtttcctcaaAGTCATCCACCAACAGCAGGACTGGTGTTTTGACTGAATTCTCACTCTTCCCACACCTCATTAAATCAGCGACTTGTTTCGCCACTTCAGTTTTTGGAACACTATTGTCCTTTAACACAGCACATCTGAACTCTTTTCGAAGGTTCCACATCACATGCATGGCTAAGGTGGTGCCTCCACAACCAGGGTGATGAAAAAGATTCACCATAACACATGTGCTTGAAGGATCTTTGGTTTGATATCTGATCATGTCTTTGAGCTGTCGATATTTGTCTCGTTTTATGaatgacttttctttctctgaaacaAAGAAGTCCCAACACGCTGCTTTGAGCCCACTGTGGAATTGTTCTTCAGATGGTGAATGGTTTTGCTCATTTTCACGTTCATTTTGACACAGGATTTTCAGAGCTGTCATGTGTTTCTCATCCTCTGGTTGCAGAACAACTGAGCTTCCTCCCCCTGATGGCAAAAGTTTTACATTTGTTACACTATGTTTCTCAAGATCCAATATAGTTCCATTTATCTCACTCACCTCTAATTTACATATGTGCCTACTCATGTCAATTCCACACCTGGTTCTGATGAAATCTTTCCATTTTCCAAAGGCACTCTCTGATGAACACATACTCAGAATGTGTTTGGACCCTTCAAGAAATTTGTAGAAACTCATGAATGTGTCAAATACTGGATCGATCATGGCTTCCACagtagagagaaggagaaatattACCAAGAATCTTCCTCTTTGCAGTGTGCCACGATTGCAGAGAAAAGATATCGTTTCTTCCATTTTGGCAGCTTTGCTCTTTAGCCATTCACTATTATGTAGTGGTTTGTCAGGGTCTGTGTCTGAGCCTTTTTTCCCATTGCAAAACATCCAGTTAGACTGACTGTACAATTGAAGAGTTTCAGTTAAAGTTCTTGGAAcgtttttacattcatttgcCATATGAATAATTGCAGATGTAGAGTCGCAACACTTGGAACAGGATCCACTAACTGCAGACTCTGGATCAAAGTCCAGaacaaaaaatcttttcagTTTGCTGATAAACTGAAGATGGTGAAGTTGTTCAGGGtggcttttatttattacaataaAGTAAAAATCATAGTAGTTTAGTGCTCCCCCTCCACATGTTAATAGATTCTTCAGCCTCTCACCCTGGTTACTAAAGACAGGACTTTTCAGTTTCGGCCTCCTCTCAGCCTGCTCTCTGAGTAGGTCCAACTGCTTTAAGTTTTTTTCAAAACGTTTGAATTCCTTAGGATCTTTCTTGATATCCCTGGTTGAAGCACCTTCCCTGATAAATACatgagtgtttttattttttttttgtccgtctGTTATGTAAAATATCTTACCCTGGACTATGCTGTGACTTGGGACTACATCCACCTCAATGACACATCTGTCAGAGGAGGTATTGTCAGGGCTGAGTACTTCCACAAAGCGTGGTTGTCTGATACATTTCTTTGCCTTGTCAGCTTGGTATCCAAAGTATGATTCGATATTATGATTCAAGGCATCaataattttgtctttttcaacACTGATTCCAATAATTTCACCATGAGAATAACCTGTTCCTTTGGAATCTGCTACTCCAAAGTGTATGGTGCCATTTGTCCGACTGTTCATACATGCTGCTGCAAACGGGAACAACTTTTTCTTGAATGCATCCTTTTTGTCAGTGCCATTTACACCTCCCAAGAATTTATGCTCATGGATTGGATCAATCAGGTTGCCTGAACCTGTCTCTGGAGGTAAAACATAGTGTTGAATGTACCTGTGAAATTCAGAGTGATTGTCAAATGGGTGGAGACTACACAGGCATCCAGACCCAGTCCTTCCTCCATCTTTTATTGTTGATttaacttcttcttcttctttttgtgcatttttcaaGTCTTCCAACCTTTTTGAAATTTTGACTGCTGGGCCGTGCTTTATGCCAAGATCGCAGAAGTGTTTTAGTTCATAGCAGACCAGCTCTTCACCTGATACTTCCTGCTCAAATAACAGATCTGCATATTTCTGATCCACTTTAACCTCCTGACATAACCACTGGTGGACTTGTTCACGCGTCCACTCCTCAAGTCTGGTGAGACAGCCTGCCATTTGACTCAGTGGATCTCTGCACTACGATAGCAATAATGAAAGAACTGTTACAATGTGGTAAAAAGATGACCAGTCATAAGAAGTGGTTACCACACTGATTTCcttttaaattcagtttggGTAATACGTTACTGCTGGCTACTTGACAAACACTAAAAAGgttttactgatttactgatcTTTCAGCTTAATCAGTTCTTCCCAAATTGTGGCAAGTTGCAACTTACTTGGCAGTTCTTAAATTAGCACAATCTACACCTGCTATAGAATGGCCGTGCAACAAATGTACAAAGCTAAAGCATATTCTCAATCTTAAAGGGTAGACCAGCCACTCATTGTTCAGTTAAGCCTTCTGATAAATATAATTAAATTGGACATTCTTCCTGATATGATTCCAAGATCAAAGGGACAAAGAGATGAGGGGTAGTGACATCAGCTGTGATCCACTGTCAACCTCGtactaaatgaaaatgaatatgaaaagaaTATGAATAGAAATACTGCTGCTAACTGGTATCTGTCTGTTAAATTTTGATAAAGGTTATGCTACAAGGTTTTATCTCAAACATTAGagacacattttttatttaaattgttgTACAAACATGGAACTTCTACAAGAAAAAGAGTGCTCCAGACATGTTTTAACCTGATATAGGAAAGGAAAAAGGCAGCAGTACACAAAAAGCATCCCTGGTCCCGGCCCAGAGGACTGCTCAATAGAAACTAAATAGGCTTGCCACCAGTCAAATGGATGGGCAGTATCTTTTTTGCCTACAGAAGTTGGCCTTTGCCTAGCGGAAAAGGACATTCATGACATTCATGAACAATGAAGTATTTGGATTTTTGCTTattgtttcaaaatgtttaatttaatgtCCTTGGATAATCCAAACATgttagaatagaatagaactaCAAAATCAAATTTGATTCACAATTCTACCTACTAATGTTTTAGTAGTTTGAGAACTAAGACATTTTGATGAAACCATCAACACGTATATCTTCAggtaagaaaataataataattttctcCTATTGCTTTCCATTGCCAGTATAGACCTACATCAACATGTGTAATTGTCTTAGTCATACTATGGGATCACCAGCAAAGACAGCCCTCAGACCCAGGCACATAGGCCTCATTTACGCTGGGGACGCTGGGGACATGTCCTCACCActttttgttattgtcagtACCTCTGCTCGGACTGTCACTCCgtggcctcctgctggtcattctgtgtttttgttttaccatgtgcttttgtttgttttggttttccttgtGACTCTGACCCCGTCCCTCACTTGTGTTCTACTTCCTGCCATTGATTGTTTCCcgccttctgagttcacctgtttctcattttgtttgaattactctgtctatttatacctTCCTCTGTTAGTCCCTGttttgtcagattgtcccagCCTCTTGACTGAGTCTGTTTAGACTGATAGCCTGTTTTTGATATTCTGCCTGTTTGCCTGTTGGAATCCAGCCAGTTTCTGAATTGTCAtttttgcctgccttttggTTAGTCTGCCTAAGTGTTTGCTCTACAGCTATttagagtgctgtttttgtgtttctg contains:
- the LOC115811304 gene encoding sterile alpha motif domain-containing protein 9-like: MAGCLTRLEEWTREQVHQWLCQEVKVDQKYADLLFEQEVSGEELVCYELKHFCDLGIKHGPAVKISKRLEDLKNAQKEEEEVKSTIKDGGRTGSGCLCSLHPFDNHSEFHRYIQHYVLPPETGSGNLIDPIHEHKFLGGVNGTDKKDAFKKKLFPFAAACMNSRTNGTIHFGVADSKGTGYSHGEIIGISVEKDKIIDALNHNIESYFGYQADKAKKCIRQPRFVEVLSPDNTSSDRCVIEVDVVPSHSIVQGKIFYITDGQKKNKNTHVFIREGASTRDIKKDPKEFKRFEKNLKQLDLLREQAERRPKLKSPVFSNQGERLKNLLTCGGGALNYYDFYFIVINKSHPEQLHHLQFISKLKRFFVLDFDPESAVSGSCSKCCDSTSAIIHMANECKNVPRTLTETLQLYSQSNWMFCNGKKGSDTDPDKPLHNSEWLKSKAAKMEETISFLCNRGTLQRGRFLVIFLLLSTVEAMIDPVFDTFMSFYKFLEGSKHILSMCSSESAFGKWKDFIRTRCGIDMSRHICKLEVSEINGTILDLEKHSVTNVKLLPSGGGSSVVLQPEDEKHMTALKILCQNERENEQNHSPSEEQFHSGLKAACWDFFVSEKEKSFIKRDKYRQLKDMIRYQTKDPSSTCVMVNLFHHPGCGGTTLAMHVMWNLRKEFRCAVLKDNSVPKTEVAKQVADLMRCGKSENSVKTPVLLLVDDFEETENTQLEQSIKEIAGKICLNALIIILNCLRAKDPQDSFKKSVSESLFITAALSKDEQDAFGLKLKELKATDEKPENFYCFMAMKTNFNKAYAQNVVSFILKDFDKNSKQSQLLSILALLNSRRADASISVLLCEDFLEIKPLHWGKESVLEKMEPFSCLLLEFTGEGPEACREIRLVHQQFAAECVNQLEKTYSISRQNILRTICKWDLIFRKNMEKDDLKDSVERVLMTGQYEEEDSIFYSCIDRIILRLKDVKLNPNHHHSNTGI